From a single Nicotiana tabacum cultivar K326 chromosome 8, ASM71507v2, whole genome shotgun sequence genomic region:
- the LOC107774018 gene encoding eukaryotic peptide chain release factor subunit 1-3 — translation MSDGQESDKNIEIWKIKKLIKALEAARGNGTSMISLIMPPRDQVSRVTKMLGDEFGTASNIKSRVNRQSVLGAITSAQQRLKLYNKVPPNGLVLYTGTIVTDDGKEKKVTIDFEPFKPINASLYLCDNKFHTEALNELLESDDKFGFIVMDGNGTLFGTLSGNTREVLHKFSVDLPKKHGRGGQSALRFARLRMEKRHNYVRKTAELATQFYINPATSQPNVSGLILAGSADFKTELSQSDMFDPRLQAKILNVVDVSYGGENGFNQAIELSAEILANVKFIQEKKLIGKYFEEISQDTGKYVFGVDDTLKVLEMGAIETLIVWENLDITRYVLKNSSSGETIIKHLNKEQDADQSNFRDPATNAELEVQDKLSLLEWFANEYRRFGCSLEFVTNKSQEGSQFCRGFGGIGGILRYQLDVRAFDELSDDGEVYEDSD, via the coding sequence ATGTCGGATGGTCAGGAGAGTGATAAGAACATTGAAATATGGAAGATTAAAAAACTTATCAAGGCACTGGAAGCTGCTAGAGGCAATGGCACCAGCATGATTTCACTTATCATGCCTCCACGTGATCAAGTATCTCGTGTTACCAAGATGCTTGGAGATGAATTTGGAACAGCGTCAAACATTAAGAGCAGAGTGAATCGGCAATCTGTGCTTGGTGCAATCACATCTGCTCAGCAGAGGCTTAAACTCTACAACAAGGTTCCACCGAATGGGCTTGTCCTTTACACTGGAACAATTGTGACTGATGATGGGAAAGAGAAGAAGGTTACAATTGATTTTGAGCCCTTCAAGCCCATAAATGCATCACTCTATCTTTGTGATAACAAGTTCCACACAGAAGCTTTGAATGAACTTTTGGAATCTGATGACAAATTTGGATTTATAGTGATGGACGGCAATGGTACTCTTTTTGGGACATTGAGTGGAAACACCCGAGAGGTCCTTCATAAGTTTAGCGTTGATTTGCCCAAAAAGCACGGAAGAGGAGGACAATCAGCCTTGCGTTTCGCTCGTCTCCGAATGGAGAAACGGCACAACTATGTGAGAAAGACAGCAGAGCTTGCAACTCAATTTTATATAAATCCTGCCACCAGCCAGCCCAATGTTTCTGGCCTGATTTTAGCTGGATCTGCTGACTTTAAAACAGAGCTCAGTCAGTCTGATATGTTTGATCCTCGTCTTCAGGCAAAGATTTTAAATGTGGTTGACGTTTCTTATGGAGGGGAAAATGGTTTCAACCAAGCAATTGAGCTGTCTGCTGAGATCTTAGCCAATGTGAAGTTTATACAAGAGAAGAAATTGATAGGCAAGTATTTTGAGGAGATTAGTCAGGACACTGGAAAGTATGTCTTTGGTGTTGATGATACATTGAAAGTTCTGGAAATGGGTGCTATTGAGACGCTTATTGTGTGGGAAAATCTGGATATTACAAGGTATGTGCTGAAAAATAGCAGTTCTGGAGAAACTATCATCAAACACTTGAACAAAGAGCAGGATGCTGATCAGAGTAACTTCCGTGATCCTGCTACAAATGCCGAATTAGAGGTTCAGGACAAGTTGTCGCTGCTTGAGTGGTTTGCTAATGAGTACAGGAGATTTGGTTGCAGTCTGGAATTTGTCACTAACAAGTCACAAGAAGGATCTCAGTTTTGCCGAGGTTTTGGTGGCATTGGAGGAATTCTCCGCTATCAGCTGGATGTTCGGGCTTTTGATGAGCTCTCTGATGATGGGGAAGTTTACGAAGACTCTGACTAG